The genomic window ATGACGGAAAACCGGAGCGTGTGCTTACGCTTCTCTCCCTCATGGAGGCAGGAGGAGGCGCCGCCCTTTCGGAAGATGATCGTGTTCATTTGAGGGAGCGGGCCCTCCAGATGATGAAGGCGGGATTTTCGGAGGCCATCGAGGAAAAAGAGTTCGGGAAAGCCCGCGAGTTCTTCGTGAGTCTCACGACGCTTGGGGTCGAACTGCCCGAGTGGAGCAGAGGACGCCTTTTCTTCGAGGAGGCGGAAGTCCTGCGGGAGGAGCATCGCTGGGTTCCCGCCCTGATGATGCTCTATCGAGCGGTGGAGGAGGGATACTCCCCTCCTCGTGAGGCCCTTGAACCATATATCTCACAGGCGAAAAAGTGGAAGTACTCCTATTGGCTTTCAAAGGTTTCGCCCGATGGGGGTGAGAGCCATTCCCCATCCTCCGATCTTCTGCCCCGATATGTAGGAGGGGTGGTGACCATCTGGGTGGACAGGGGAATCTCCATCCGCCAAGGGGTTGGAGTGCCCGACCGGGCCATAGGAAGCGGTTTTTTCATCGATGACCGGGGCCACCTGCTCACCAACTATCATGTGATCCACTCGGAGGTCGATCCCTCCTACGAGGGCTATTCGAGGGTCTTCGTCCGTCTCCCTTCACGACCGGAGGAGAAGATACCCGCAAAGGTTCTCGCGTATGATACCGTCTTCGATCTCGCCCTTCTCAAGACGGAGGTCGACGTCCCTGTGGTGCTTCCTCTTTCCTTGAGAGAAGGGTTCTCCCCGGGAGAGAAGCTCTTTGCAGTGGGTTCTCCCGGAGGTCTTCAGAGCACCCTCACCTCGGGGATCATCTCGGCCCTCCACCGGCCCTTCCTCGAACTGGGGGACGTCCTTCAGGTGGATGTGCCTGTGAATCCCGGAAATAGCGGAGGTCCGCTCCTGGACGAGAGAGGGGAGGTGGTAGGGGTGATATTCGCCGGGGTGGAGGATTTCGAGGGTATCAACTTCGCCATTCCGGGGTACTGGTTTCCTCTCATCATCCCTCGCCTGTATGGGGGAGGGAGGGTGATGTACCCGTGGCTGGGACTCTCACTGTACGAAGGGGAGAGTGGGATCGAGGTCGTGGAGGTGATCCCCGGTGGACCCCTCGATGGATTCCCCCTCGGCCCGGGCGACGTCGTCACATCGATAGATGCACGGGAGGTACACACGCTCAGGGATGCCCAGCGAGTGCTTCTCGACCTCAGTCCGGGGACGCTTGTCTCTCTCGACTACCTGCATGACGGGCAACCGAGACGCATCATCACGGCACTTGGGGAACGGCCGGAGAAAGTGGCGGAATGGATCCTCAACCGGGCCCCGCGTCCCGTGGTGTTTTCGGTCCTTTTTGGAATGAGAGTGGAAAAGGTAGGTGGAGGCCTGCCGTGGGAGGAGAATTACAGGGTTGTTCGGGTATACCCGGGGAGCATCGCAGATGAGGCGAGTATCTCCGTGAACGATCCCTTTACGCTCAAGAAGTGGGTGGTGA from Spirochaeta thermophila DSM 6192 includes these protein-coding regions:
- a CDS encoding S1C family serine protease, producing the protein MGNEHLKGIFLGISLSVFVFSSCVTESGRVQEPIPPVEEVTISMLESLLDDGKPERVLTLLSLMEAGGGAALSEDDRVHLRERALQMMKAGFSEAIEEKEFGKAREFFVSLTTLGVELPEWSRGRLFFEEAEVLREEHRWVPALMMLYRAVEEGYSPPREALEPYISQAKKWKYSYWLSKVSPDGGESHSPSSDLLPRYVGGVVTIWVDRGISIRQGVGVPDRAIGSGFFIDDRGHLLTNYHVIHSEVDPSYEGYSRVFVRLPSRPEEKIPAKVLAYDTVFDLALLKTEVDVPVVLPLSLREGFSPGEKLFAVGSPGGLQSTLTSGIISALHRPFLELGDVLQVDVPVNPGNSGGPLLDERGEVVGVIFAGVEDFEGINFAIPGYWFPLIIPRLYGGGRVMYPWLGLSLYEGESGIEVVEVIPGGPLDGFPLGPGDVVTSIDAREVHTLRDAQRVLLDLSPGTLVSLDYLHDGQPRRIITALGERPEKVAEWILNRAPRPVVFSVLFGMRVEKVGGGLPWEENYRVVRVYPGSIADEASISVNDPFTLKKWVVNREDEYLAVQLYIKKRTSGFLDAYLQLAASFSLSNIL